A DNA window from Citrobacter tructae contains the following coding sequences:
- the pepP gene encoding Xaa-Pro aminopeptidase — protein MTQQEYLRRRQDLLAQMQPGSAALIFAAPEATRSADSEYPYRQSSDFWYFTGFNEPEAVLVLIKSDDTHNHSVLFNRVRDLTAEIWFGRRLGQDAAPEKLGVDRALAFSEINQQLHQLLNGLDTVYHAQGEYAWADEIVFKAMDKLRKGSRQNLKAPATIIDWRPMVHEMRLFKLPEEIAVMRRAGEISALAHTRAMEKCRPGMFEYQLEGEIHHEFTRHGARYPSYNTIVGSGVNGCILHYTENESEMRDGDLVLIDAGCEYRGYAGDITRTFPVNGKFTAAQREIYDIVLESLETSLRLYRPGTSIQEVTGEVVRIMITGLVKLGILRGDVDQLIADNAHRPFFMHGLSHWLGLDVHDVGAYGQDRSRILEPGMVLTVEPGLYIAPDADVPAAYRGIGIRIEDDILITEDGNENLTASVVKKADDIEALMAAARLQ, from the coding sequence ATGACTCAGCAAGAATACTTACGCCGTCGCCAGGATTTGCTGGCGCAAATGCAGCCGGGCAGCGCCGCGCTGATTTTCGCCGCTCCGGAAGCGACGCGCAGTGCGGACAGTGAATATCCGTACCGCCAGAGCAGTGATTTTTGGTACTTCACCGGTTTTAACGAGCCTGAAGCCGTGCTGGTGCTGATTAAAAGTGATGACACTCATAACCATAGCGTTTTGTTCAACCGGGTACGCGATCTCACGGCGGAGATCTGGTTTGGTCGCCGTCTGGGGCAGGATGCCGCTCCGGAGAAACTGGGCGTTGATCGGGCGTTAGCTTTCAGCGAAATCAACCAACAGCTGCATCAGTTGCTTAACGGTCTGGACACGGTGTACCACGCGCAGGGCGAATATGCCTGGGCTGATGAAATCGTGTTTAAGGCGATGGATAAGCTGCGCAAAGGCTCCCGACAGAATCTGAAAGCGCCGGCTACGATAATTGACTGGCGTCCGATGGTACACGAGATGCGTCTGTTCAAATTACCGGAAGAGATAGCGGTCATGCGTCGCGCGGGTGAAATCAGCGCGCTGGCGCATACGCGTGCGATGGAAAAATGTCGTCCGGGAATGTTCGAGTACCAGTTGGAAGGGGAGATTCACCACGAGTTTACCCGTCATGGTGCGCGTTATCCGTCCTATAACACCATCGTCGGCAGCGGCGTAAACGGCTGCATTCTGCATTACACCGAAAACGAAAGTGAAATGCGCGATGGCGATTTGGTACTGATTGACGCCGGATGTGAATACAGAGGTTACGCTGGCGACATTACGCGCACCTTCCCGGTGAACGGTAAATTTACCGCAGCACAGCGTGAAATCTACGACATCGTACTGGAGTCGTTAGAGACCAGCCTGCGTTTGTATCGTCCGGGTACGTCCATCCAGGAAGTAACGGGAGAGGTGGTGCGCATCATGATTACCGGTCTGGTAAAACTGGGCATTTTGCGTGGTGATGTCGATCAGCTTATTGCCGACAACGCGCATCGTCCTTTCTTTATGCATGGCCTGAGTCACTGGCTGGGGTTGGATGTCCACGACGTCGGTGCCTATGGTCAGGATCGCTCGCGTATCCTCGAACCGGGGATGGTGCTTACCGTCGAACCTGGGCTGTATATCGCACCGGATGCCGACGTCCCCGCAGCTTATCGCGGTATCGGTATTCGTATTGAAGATGACATCCTGATTACCGAAGACGGTAATGAAAACCTGACTGCTAGCGTAGTGAAAAAGGCGGATGACATTGAAGCCCTGATGGCTGCGGCGCGATTGCAATGA
- the ubiH gene encoding 2-octaprenyl-6-methoxyphenyl hydroxylase, with translation MSVIIVGGGMVGATLALAISELSHGTLPVHLIEASEPDTDRHPGFDARAIALAAGTCQQLARIGIWQAIADCATAIKTVHVSDRGHAGFVTLDAQEYRIPALGQVVELHDVGLRLFALLRKARGVTLHCPDRVASVSRTQEHVEVTLENGKVITGRVLVAADGTRSALASACGVDWQQQPYEQLAVIANVTTSVPHNGRAFERFTQHGPLAMLPMSDGRCSLVWCHPLEKRDEIMAWSNEQFCRELQTAFGWRLGHITQAGKRSAYPLSLTTAVKAVTHRTVLVGNAAQTLHPIAGQGFNLGLRDVMSLAETLTQAQSAAEDVGDYAVLSRYQQRRETDRETTIGVTNSLVYLFANRWAPLVVGRNAGLVAMELFTPARDALAERTLGWVAR, from the coding sequence ATGAGCGTGATTATTGTTGGTGGCGGTATGGTCGGCGCGACGCTGGCGCTGGCTATTTCAGAGCTTAGCCATGGGACGCTGCCGGTCCATCTTATTGAAGCGAGCGAACCTGATACTGACCGCCATCCTGGGTTTGACGCTCGGGCGATCGCGTTGGCGGCAGGCACCTGCCAGCAGCTGGCGCGAATTGGCATTTGGCAGGCTATCGCCGATTGCGCAACCGCGATCAAAACGGTACACGTCAGCGATCGCGGCCATGCCGGATTTGTGACGCTGGATGCGCAGGAATACCGTATTCCGGCGCTGGGTCAGGTGGTGGAACTGCATGACGTCGGGCTGCGTTTATTTGCGCTGTTGCGCAAGGCGCGCGGTGTTACGCTACATTGTCCTGACCGTGTTGCCAGCGTGTCGCGTACTCAGGAACACGTTGAGGTTACGCTGGAGAATGGCAAGGTAATTACCGGCCGTGTGCTGGTAGCCGCTGACGGAACACGCTCTGCGCTGGCTAGCGCCTGTGGCGTTGACTGGCAGCAGCAGCCGTACGAACAGCTGGCTGTGATTGCCAACGTCACGACCTCTGTTCCGCATAACGGGCGAGCGTTTGAGCGCTTCACGCAGCATGGTCCGCTGGCTATGTTACCGATGTCAGATGGTCGGTGCTCGCTGGTGTGGTGCCATCCACTGGAGAAGCGTGATGAGATTATGGCCTGGTCTAACGAACAGTTTTGCCGTGAACTGCAAACAGCGTTTGGCTGGCGACTCGGCCATATTACGCAAGCGGGTAAACGCAGCGCCTATCCGCTTTCGTTAACCACTGCCGTGAAGGCGGTGACCCATCGTACCGTGCTGGTCGGCAATGCTGCACAAACGCTTCATCCGATCGCCGGACAAGGTTTTAACCTCGGCCTGCGCGATGTGATGAGCCTTGCCGAAACGCTGACACAGGCACAGTCTGCCGCCGAAGACGTGGGTGATTATGCGGTGCTGTCGCGCTATCAGCAGCGTCGCGAGACCGATCGCGAGACAACGATTGGCGTGACGAATAGCCTGGTGTATCTGTTTGCCAATCGCTGGGCCCCGCTGGTCGTTGGGCGTAATGCCGGATTGGTGGCGATGGAATTGTTTACCCCCGCGCGCGATGCGCTGGCAGAGCGGACCCTGGGGTGGGTTGCGCGTTAA
- a CDS encoding 5-formyltetrahydrofolate cyclo-ligase, whose translation MTLLSELPLSRQEIRQLIRQRRRALTPEQQRDFGQQAASRMLSFPPVLLAHTVAVFLSFDGELDTQPLIEQLWRAGKRVYLPVLHPFSPGNLLFLHYHPHSDLVTNRLKIQEPKLDVRDVLPLSKLDVLITPLVAFDDDGQRLGMGGGFYDRTLQNWQQYKIQPVGYAHDCQLVEKLPVEEWDIPLPAVVTPSKVWEW comes from the coding sequence ATGACACTACTTTCTGAACTTCCTTTATCCCGGCAAGAAATTCGTCAACTGATTCGGCAACGTCGCCGTGCACTAACCCCCGAGCAACAGCGCGATTTCGGTCAACAGGCCGCGAGCAGAATGCTGAGCTTTCCCCCTGTTTTACTCGCCCACACCGTGGCGGTGTTTCTCTCTTTTGATGGCGAACTCGATACCCAACCGCTGATCGAACAGCTGTGGCGTGCTGGCAAGCGCGTCTATCTCCCGGTACTGCATCCGTTCAGTCCCGGTAACCTACTGTTTCTGCACTATCATCCGCACAGCGACTTGGTGACAAACCGGTTAAAAATCCAGGAACCTAAACTAGATGTACGCGACGTATTACCGTTGTCGAAACTGGATGTGCTGATTACACCGTTAGTGGCATTTGACGACGACGGACAACGTTTAGGTATGGGCGGTGGTTTTTACGACCGCACGCTACAAAACTGGCAGCAATATAAGATCCAACCCGTGGGTTATGCACATGATTGCCAATTAGTCGAAAAACTACCGGTCGAAGAGTGGGATATCCCGCTACCTGCAGTGGTGACGCCGTCAAAAGTGTGGGAATGGTAG
- the serA gene encoding phosphoglycerate dehydrogenase produces MAKVSLEKEKIKFLLVEGVHQKALESLRAAGYTNIEFHKGALDTEQLKESIRDAHFIGLRSRTHLTEDVIDAAEKLVAIGCFCIGTNQVDLGAAAKRGIPVFNAPFSNTRSVAELVIGELLLLLRGVPEANAKAHRGVWNKLATGSFEARGKKLGIIGYGHIGTQLGILAESLGMHVYFYDIENKLPLGNATQVQHLSDLLNMSDVVSLHVPENASTKNMMGAQEIALMKPGALLINAARGTVVDIPALCDALATKHLAGAAIDVFPTEPATNSDPFTSPLCDFDNVILTPHIGGSTLEAQENIGLEVAGKLTKYSDNGSTLSAVNFPEVSLPLHGGRRLMHIHENRPGVLTALNQIFAEQGVNIAAQYLQTSAQVGYVVIDIEADEDVAEKALLAMKAIPGTIRARMLY; encoded by the coding sequence ATGGCAAAGGTATCACTGGAGAAAGAAAAGATTAAGTTTCTGCTGGTTGAAGGTGTGCATCAAAAAGCACTGGAAAGCCTTCGTGCGGCAGGTTACACCAACATCGAGTTTCATAAAGGCGCTCTGGACACTGAACAACTGAAAGAGTCCATCCGTGATGCCCACTTCATTGGCCTGCGATCCCGTACTCATCTTACTGAAGATGTGATTGACGCCGCAGAGAAACTGGTCGCGATTGGCTGCTTCTGTATCGGCACCAATCAGGTTGATCTGGGGGCGGCGGCAAAACGCGGGATCCCCGTGTTTAACGCACCATTCTCTAACACGCGTTCCGTTGCTGAACTGGTGATTGGCGAGCTGCTGCTGCTGCTGCGCGGCGTGCCGGAAGCCAATGCCAAAGCGCACCGTGGTGTCTGGAACAAACTGGCAACCGGCTCTTTTGAAGCGCGTGGTAAAAAACTGGGGATTATCGGTTACGGCCACATCGGCACCCAGTTGGGTATTCTGGCAGAATCGCTGGGGATGCACGTCTATTTCTATGATATTGAAAACAAACTCCCGCTGGGCAACGCCACGCAGGTACAGCACCTTTCCGACCTGCTCAATATGAGCGATGTGGTTAGTCTGCACGTGCCAGAAAATGCCTCCACTAAAAATATGATGGGCGCGCAAGAGATAGCTCTGATGAAGCCTGGTGCGCTGCTGATCAACGCCGCTCGCGGAACGGTCGTCGATATTCCGGCGCTGTGCGATGCGTTAGCCACAAAACATCTGGCAGGGGCGGCAATCGACGTCTTCCCTACGGAACCGGCGACCAACAGCGATCCGTTTACGTCTCCACTGTGTGATTTCGACAACGTGATCCTGACGCCGCACATTGGCGGTTCAACGCTGGAAGCGCAGGAAAACATTGGCCTGGAAGTGGCCGGTAAACTGACGAAGTATTCCGACAATGGTTCTACGCTGTCTGCGGTTAACTTCCCGGAAGTGTCGCTGCCGCTACACGGTGGTCGTCGTTTGATGCACATTCACGAAAACCGTCCAGGCGTACTGACTGCGCTGAACCAAATCTTCGCCGAACAGGGCGTTAACATTGCCGCGCAGTATCTGCAAACCTCCGCGCAGGTGGGGTATGTGGTTATTGATATCGAGGCGGATGAAGATGTGGCGGAGAAAGCTCTGCTGGCTATGAAAGCCATTCCGGGGACAATTCGCGCGCGCATGCTGTACTGA
- a CDS encoding YecA family protein, which translates to MSIQNEMPGYTEVSQFLNQQGAGLTPAEMHGLISGMICGGNNDSSWQPLLHDLTNEGLAFGHELAQALIKMHAATSDALEDDGFLFQLYLPEGDDVSVFDRADALGGWVNHFLLGLGVTQPKLDKVTGETGEAIDDLRNIAQLGYDEDEDQEELEMSLEEIIEYVRVAALLCHDTFTRQQPTAPEVRKPTLH; encoded by the coding sequence ATGTCTATACAGAACGAAATGCCTGGTTACACCGAAGTTAGCCAGTTTTTGAACCAACAAGGGGCTGGATTAACCCCGGCCGAAATGCACGGTTTGATCAGTGGGATGATTTGCGGTGGCAACAATGACAGCTCATGGCAGCCGCTGTTGCACGACCTGACCAACGAAGGTCTGGCCTTTGGTCATGAGCTGGCTCAGGCTCTGATCAAAATGCACGCTGCGACCAGCGATGCGCTGGAAGACGACGGCTTCCTTTTTCAGCTTTATCTGCCTGAAGGTGACGATGTCAGCGTGTTCGATCGCGCCGATGCGCTGGGCGGCTGGGTAAATCACTTTTTGCTTGGCCTTGGGGTTACACAACCCAAGCTCGACAAAGTGACCGGCGAAACCGGTGAAGCGATCGACGATCTGCGCAATATCGCCCAGTTGGGATATGACGAAGACGAAGATCAGGAAGAGCTGGAAATGTCGCTCGAAGAGATTATCGAGTACGTGCGTGTTGCTGCGCTGCTGTGCCATGACACGTTTACGCGTCAGCAACCGACTGCGCCGGAAGTTCGTAAACCGACTCTGCACTAA
- the zapA gene encoding cell division protein ZapA, with product MSAQPVDIQIFGRSLRVNCPPEQQDALNQAADDLNQRLQDLKVRTRVTNTEQLVFIAALNISYELTQEKAKTRDYAASMEQRIRMLQQTIEQALLDQGRITEKTGQNFE from the coding sequence ATGTCTGCACAACCCGTCGATATCCAAATTTTTGGCCGTTCACTGCGAGTGAATTGCCCGCCTGAACAACAAGATGCGTTGAATCAGGCTGCGGACGATCTGAATCAGCGATTGCAAGATCTGAAAGTTCGCACTAGAGTCACAAATACTGAGCAGTTGGTTTTCATCGCCGCGTTGAACATCAGCTATGAATTAACTCAGGAAAAAGCGAAGACGCGTGACTACGCGGCGAGCATGGAACAACGTATTCGGATGCTACAACAGACCATTGAGCAGGCGTTGCTTGATCAGGGTCGCATAACCGAAAAAACGGGCCAAAACTTTGAATAA
- the rpiA gene encoding ribose-5-phosphate isomerase RpiA has product MTQDELKKAVGWAALQYVQPGTIVGVGTGSTAAHFIDALGTMKGQIEGAVSSSDASTEKLKSLGIHVFDLNEVDSLGVYVDGADEINGHMQMIKGGGAALTREKIIASVAKKFICIADASKEVDILGNFPLPVEVIPMARSAVARQLVKLGGRPEYRQGVVTDNGNVILDVHGLEILDAVAMENAINAIPGVVTVGLFANRGADVALIGTADGVKTIVK; this is encoded by the coding sequence ATGACGCAGGATGAACTGAAAAAAGCAGTAGGATGGGCGGCACTTCAGTATGTACAGCCCGGCACCATTGTGGGCGTAGGTACAGGTTCAACAGCCGCACACTTTATTGATGCGCTGGGCACCATGAAAGGTCAGATTGAAGGCGCGGTGTCCAGTTCGGACGCATCGACTGAAAAACTCAAAAGCCTCGGTATCCACGTGTTCGATCTTAACGAAGTGGACAGCCTTGGCGTTTACGTTGATGGCGCGGACGAAATCAACGGTCACATGCAGATGATCAAAGGCGGCGGCGCGGCGCTGACCCGCGAAAAAATTATTGCTTCCGTGGCGAAGAAATTTATCTGTATCGCTGATGCGTCCAAAGAAGTCGATATTCTGGGTAACTTCCCGCTGCCGGTAGAAGTGATCCCGATGGCGCGTAGCGCGGTTGCCCGTCAGTTGGTGAAGTTGGGCGGTCGTCCTGAATACCGTCAGGGCGTGGTGACTGACAACGGCAACGTGATCCTTGATGTTCACGGTCTGGAGATCCTCGACGCCGTGGCGATGGAAAATGCCATCAATGCGATTCCGGGGGTTGTGACCGTGGGTCTGTTTGCCAACCGTGGCGCGGATGTCGCACTGATCGGCACGGCGGATGGTGTGAAAACTATCGTAAAATGA
- the ubiI gene encoding FAD-dependent 2-octaprenylphenol hydroxylase, whose amino-acid sequence MQSVDVAIVGGGMVGLAVACGLQGCGLRVAVLEQHVPQPLGADAPPQLRVSAINAASEKLLTRLGVWSDIVARRACCYHGMEVWDKDSFGRIEFDDQSMGYSHLGHIVENSVIHYALWQKAQQSADITLMAPAELQQVAWGENDAFLTLKDGSMLTARLVIGADGANSWLRNKADIPLTFWDYRHHALVATIRTQEAHGAVARQAFHGEGILAFLPLSDPHLCSIVWSLSPQEAERMQQASVDEFNQALNIAFDNRLGLCRVESERQAFPLTGRYARQFAAHRLALVGDAAHTIHPLAGQGVNLGFMDAAELIDELKRLQRQGKDIGQYLYLRRYERSRKHSAAMMLAGMQGFRELFAGENPAKKLLRDIGLKLADTLPGVKPKLIRQAMGLNDLPEWLR is encoded by the coding sequence GTGCAAAGTGTTGATGTAGCAATTGTTGGTGGCGGCATGGTAGGACTGGCGGTTGCCTGTGGCTTGCAGGGCTGCGGGTTACGCGTTGCAGTGTTAGAACAACATGTTCCGCAGCCTCTGGGGGCGGATGCACCTCCTCAGCTCCGCGTGTCGGCCATTAACGCCGCCAGCGAAAAACTGCTGACCCGTCTGGGTGTATGGTCAGATATCGTTGCCCGCCGGGCTTGCTGTTACCACGGCATGGAAGTCTGGGACAAAGATAGCTTTGGGCGCATCGAATTTGATGACCAAAGCATGGGTTACAGCCATCTGGGACATATCGTTGAAAATTCGGTGATCCACTACGCATTGTGGCAAAAGGCGCAGCAGTCGGCGGATATTACGCTGATGGCGCCAGCAGAACTACAGCAGGTGGCCTGGGGTGAGAACGACGCTTTTCTGACCCTGAAGGACGGCTCGATGCTGACCGCGCGCCTGGTTATCGGTGCGGACGGCGCGAACTCCTGGTTGCGTAACAAAGCAGATATTCCGCTGACTTTCTGGGATTACCGCCATCATGCGCTGGTGGCAACCATTCGTACCCAGGAAGCGCACGGTGCGGTTGCCCGTCAGGCGTTCCATGGGGAAGGTATTCTGGCTTTCTTACCACTGAGTGACCCGCATCTGTGCTCTATCGTCTGGTCACTCTCGCCGCAGGAAGCCGAACGCATGCAGCAGGCAAGCGTTGATGAGTTTAACCAAGCGCTGAATATCGCCTTTGATAATCGCCTGGGATTGTGTCGCGTTGAGAGTGAACGTCAGGCGTTTCCGCTGACGGGACGCTATGCTCGCCAGTTTGCCGCCCATCGTCTGGCGCTGGTGGGTGACGCGGCGCATACCATCCATCCGCTGGCTGGACAGGGAGTTAACCTCGGCTTTATGGATGCAGCGGAGCTGATCGACGAGCTTAAGCGTCTGCAACGGCAGGGCAAAGACATCGGTCAGTACCTCTATTTGCGTCGTTATGAGCGTAGCCGTAAGCACAGTGCGGCGATGATGCTGGCCGGTATGCAGGGGTTCCGCGAGCTGTTTGCCGGCGAGAATCCGGCGAAGAAACTGCTGCGTGATATTGGTCTGAAACTGGCCGATACCCTTCCTGGCGTAAAACCGAAACTCATCCGTCAGGCGATGGGGTTAAACGATCTTCCTGAGTGGTTGCGCTAA